From the genome of Pseudomonas sp. TMP9, one region includes:
- a CDS encoding class I SAM-dependent methyltransferase, translating into MPALDQALRAALNNRHDLLVELHQQGTDCYRLFHGSQEGANGLTIDRYGPQLLVQTFHQPLNRNELLAAHELICAHLNQPLRLVYNDRSQGNSRIDRNDPIYPAEPAALEDLVGHEWGLNYRVRGRHAGQDPLLFLDLRNARGWVKQHSTGKSVLNLFAYTCGVGLSAAAGGAREVLNLDFAEGNLSVGKENAELNSQLAPMAFLQADYFAAIRQLAGLPIVARKRQNLPNYPRLQARQFDVVFLDPPAWAKSAFGTVDLLRDYQSLLKPAILTTAESGVLICCNNLAKVALADWREQVLRCAEKLGRPVRDCQVMPPAADFPSSDGQPPLKTLILQF; encoded by the coding sequence ATGCCCGCTCTCGATCAGGCGCTGCGCGCCGCCCTGAACAATCGCCACGATCTGCTGGTCGAACTGCATCAGCAAGGCACCGACTGCTATCGCCTGTTTCATGGCAGCCAAGAAGGCGCCAACGGCCTGACCATCGACCGTTACGGCCCACAGCTATTGGTGCAAACCTTTCACCAGCCGCTCAACCGCAATGAACTGCTGGCAGCCCATGAACTGATCTGTGCGCACCTTAACCAACCCTTAAGGCTGGTCTATAACGATCGTAGCCAAGGGAATTCACGCATCGACCGCAACGACCCAATCTACCCGGCCGAGCCAGCCGCGCTGGAGGACTTGGTTGGCCATGAGTGGGGCCTCAACTACCGCGTACGTGGCCGGCATGCCGGGCAAGACCCGCTGCTATTTCTTGATCTGCGCAACGCCCGCGGCTGGGTCAAACAACACAGCACCGGCAAGTCGGTGCTCAATCTGTTCGCCTACACCTGTGGTGTCGGCTTAAGTGCGGCAGCGGGTGGCGCCCGCGAAGTGCTCAACCTCGACTTTGCTGAAGGTAACCTCTCCGTTGGCAAAGAAAACGCCGAGCTCAACTCACAACTGGCGCCGATGGCGTTTTTGCAGGCCGATTACTTCGCCGCCATCCGCCAATTGGCTGGCTTACCCATCGTGGCGCGTAAACGGCAAAATCTGCCGAACTATCCGCGCCTGCAAGCGCGCCAATTTGATGTGGTATTTCTCGACCCACCCGCGTGGGCAAAGAGCGCCTTCGGCACCGTCGATTTGCTGCGTGATTACCAAAGCCTGCTTAAACCGGCGATCCTCACCACAGCTGAAAGTGGCGTGCTGATTTGCTGCAACAACCTAGCAAAAGTTGCCCTGGCTGACTGGCGCGAACAGGTGCTGCGCTGCGCGGAAAAACTCGGCAGGCCCGTTCGCGACTGTCAAGTGATGCCGCCGGCCGCCGATTTCCCCTCGAGCGATGGCCAGCCACCGCTGAAAACCCTGATCCTGCAGTTCTAA
- a CDS encoding acetyl-CoA C-acetyltransferase produces MQDVVIVAATRTAIGSFQGSLANIPAPELGAAVIRRLLEQSGLDGALVDEVILGQVLTAGSGQNPARQAAILAGLPHAVPAMTLNKVCGSGLKALHLGAQAIRCGDADVIIAGGMENMSLSPYVMPGARTGLRMGHAKLVDTMITDGLWDAFNDYHMGITAENLVDKYAISREEQDTFAAASQQKACAAIEAGRFIDEITPIMIPQRKGDPIAFATDEQPRAGTTTESLGKLKPAFKKDGSVTAGNASSLNDGASAVLLMSAAKAHALGLPVLAKIAGYANAGVDPAIMGIGPVGATQRCLAKAGWSIEQLDLIEANEAFAAQALAVGIELGWDANKVNVNGGAIALGHPIGGSGSRVLVTLLYEMIKRDAKKGLATLCIGGGQGVALAIERS; encoded by the coding sequence ATGCAAGACGTCGTCATCGTTGCCGCCACCCGCACCGCTATCGGCAGCTTCCAAGGCTCACTGGCGAATATTCCGGCACCGGAGTTAGGCGCTGCCGTCATCCGTCGGCTTTTAGAGCAAAGCGGCCTTGACGGTGCGCTGGTCGATGAAGTGATCCTCGGCCAGGTGCTGACCGCAGGCAGCGGGCAAAACCCCGCACGCCAAGCGGCCATCCTTGCTGGCTTGCCCCACGCAGTCCCCGCAATGACCTTGAACAAGGTGTGTGGCTCAGGCCTTAAAGCTCTGCATTTAGGCGCTCAAGCGATCCGCTGCGGCGACGCTGACGTGATCATCGCCGGCGGCATGGAGAACATGAGCTTGTCGCCTTACGTCATGCCCGGCGCCCGCACTGGCCTGCGCATGGGCCACGCTAAGCTAGTCGACACGATGATTACTGACGGCCTGTGGGATGCCTTCAATGATTACCACATGGGTATCACTGCGGAGAACTTGGTCGATAAATACGCCATCAGCCGTGAAGAGCAGGACACATTTGCCGCCGCCTCGCAGCAAAAAGCCTGCGCCGCCATCGAAGCCGGACGTTTTATCGATGAAATCACCCCAATCATGATCCCTCAGCGCAAAGGTGACCCGATTGCTTTTGCCACGGACGAGCAGCCACGTGCCGGCACCACAACCGAGTCTCTGGGTAAACTCAAGCCGGCGTTCAAGAAAGACGGCAGCGTGACCGCCGGCAACGCCTCTAGCCTTAATGATGGCGCCTCGGCGGTGCTGCTGATGAGCGCCGCCAAAGCGCACGCGCTAGGTCTGCCAGTGCTGGCAAAAATTGCCGGCTACGCCAACGCTGGTGTTGATCCCGCAATCATGGGCATTGGCCCAGTCGGCGCCACCCAGCGCTGCCTGGCCAAAGCCGGCTGGAGCATCGAACAACTCGACCTGATCGAAGCCAACGAAGCGTTTGCCGCGCAAGCGCTGGCGGTGGGTATAGAGCTGGGCTGGGATGCCAACAAGGTCAATGTTAACGGTGGCGCTATTGCCCTCGGCCACCCGATTGGCGGTTCCGGCAGCCGCGTGCTGGTGACCCTGCTGTATGAGATGATCAAACGCGATGCAAAAAAAGGCTTAGCCACACTGTGCATCGGTGGTGGTCAAGGCGTGGCGCTGGCCATTGAAAGGAGCTGA
- the pgi gene encoding glucose-6-phosphate isomerase, with amino-acid sequence MAYYQQPQDFTHLPAWQALHAQREQMNDFSMREAFANDPQRFKRFSLNSCGLLLDYSKNLIDEKTLGLLMQLAEQSQLHDSIQALFNGDQVNASEGRAALHTALRSPIGRKVKLDGVDLIPQVHRVLHQMTELVSRVHSGLWRGFTDKPITEVVNIGIGGSFLGPQLVSEALRPFTQRGVRCHYLANIDGSEFRELTAHLDPETTLFIVSSKSFSTLETLKNALAARDWYLALGGPEAELHKHFIAVTSNASAAIEFGIKAENIFPMWDWVGGRYSLWSAIGLPIALAIGISNFKELLAGAYAMDQHFTQAPLAENMPVLMALLGIWYGNFWGAKSQAILPYDHYLRNFTKHLQQLDMESNGKSVRQDGSPVDFSTGPVIWGGVGCNGQHAYHQLLHQGTELIPADFIVPVNSFSPLADHHQWLFANCLSQSQALMHGKTRDEAESELRAKGLDEAEVQRLAQHKMVPGNRPSTIIALNRVDPFSLGALVALYEHKVFVQSAIWGTNAFDQWGVELGKELGKGVYQRLTGQLETPASDASTEGLIQHFRDRHRG; translated from the coding sequence ATGGCCTACTACCAGCAGCCGCAAGATTTCACCCACCTGCCCGCTTGGCAGGCGCTGCACGCGCAACGCGAGCAGATGAACGACTTCAGCATGCGCGAGGCCTTTGCCAATGATCCGCAGCGCTTTAAGCGTTTCTCCCTGAACAGCTGCGGCTTGCTGCTGGATTACTCAAAGAACTTAATCGACGAAAAAACACTAGGGCTGCTGATGCAACTGGCTGAGCAAAGCCAGCTTCATGACTCGATACAGGCGTTATTCAACGGTGACCAGGTCAATGCCTCAGAAGGCCGCGCGGCACTGCACACAGCGTTACGCAGCCCGATTGGGCGCAAGGTAAAACTGGATGGCGTCGACCTGATTCCGCAGGTGCACCGCGTGCTGCATCAGATGACCGAGCTGGTCAGTCGCGTGCACAGTGGCCTGTGGCGCGGCTTCACCGATAAGCCCATCACCGAAGTGGTGAATATCGGCATCGGCGGCTCGTTCCTCGGCCCGCAGCTGGTCTCCGAAGCGCTGCGCCCGTTTACCCAGCGTGGCGTGCGCTGCCATTACCTGGCCAACATTGATGGCAGTGAGTTCCGCGAGCTGACTGCCCATCTAGACCCAGAAACCACGTTATTTATCGTCTCATCAAAGTCCTTCAGCACTCTGGAAACTTTGAAAAACGCCTTAGCAGCTCGCGACTGGTATCTAGCCTTAGGCGGTCCGGAAGCTGAGTTGCACAAGCACTTTATTGCAGTGACCAGCAACGCCAGCGCCGCCATCGAGTTCGGCATCAAAGCGGAAAATATCTTCCCGATGTGGGACTGGGTCGGCGGCCGTTACTCCTTATGGTCAGCCATTGGCTTACCCATCGCACTGGCCATCGGCATCTCCAATTTCAAGGAACTGCTGGCTGGCGCCTATGCCATGGATCAGCACTTCACCCAGGCGCCGCTGGCGGAAAACATGCCGGTACTGATGGCCTTGCTGGGCATCTGGTATGGCAATTTTTGGGGGGCAAAAAGCCAGGCGATCCTGCCTTACGATCACTACCTACGTAACTTCACCAAGCACCTGCAGCAACTGGACATGGAGTCCAACGGCAAGTCAGTGCGCCAAGACGGCAGCCCGGTGGACTTCAGTACCGGACCGGTGATCTGGGGCGGGGTCGGCTGCAACGGTCAGCATGCCTACCACCAGTTACTGCACCAGGGCACCGAGTTAATCCCGGCGGACTTTATTGTCCCGGTTAACAGCTTCAGCCCGCTGGCCGACCACCATCAGTGGCTGTTTGCCAACTGCCTGTCGCAAAGCCAGGCACTGATGCACGGTAAAACCCGCGATGAAGCCGAGAGTGAACTGCGTGCCAAGGGCCTGGACGAAGCCGAAGTGCAGCGCCTAGCGCAGCACAAGATGGTGCCCGGCAACCGCCCGAGCACGATCATTGCGCTCAACCGTGTCGACCCCTTTAGCCTGGGTGCGCTGGTGGCTTTGTATGAACACAAGGTGTTTGTACAGAGTGCGATCTGGGGCACTAATGCCTTTGATCAGTGGGGCGTTGAGCTGGGTAAAGAGCTGGGTAAGGGCGTCTATCAACGCTTAACCGGGCAACTGGAAACTCCGGCCAGCGACGCCTCGACCGAGGGGCTGATTCAGCACTTCCGCGACCGTCATCGCGGTTGA
- the panC gene encoding pantoate--beta-alanine ligase — translation MNTVKSVRELRAAIAQARAEGKQIAFVPTMGNLHAGHAALVSKATQRADFVIASIFVNPLQFGPSEDLGKYPRTLLADQEKLVDAGCHLLFTPDVGEMYPHGIDDQTRVSVPGVSEGLCGASRPGHFEGVATVVSKLFNMVQPDLAIFGQKDFQQLAVIRTLVRDLNMPIQIIGEPTVRAEDGLALSSRNGYLSSEQLNVAPLLYRSLEEMAAAIRAGERDYAKLVSAAQAQHSAAGFRPDYLEIRESNSLRPATDDDRQLVILLAAFIGSTRLIDNLAFELDIPT, via the coding sequence ATGAACACAGTTAAAAGCGTGCGCGAGTTACGCGCCGCTATCGCCCAGGCTCGCGCCGAAGGCAAACAAATCGCCTTCGTCCCGACCATGGGTAATCTGCACGCAGGGCACGCCGCGCTGGTGAGCAAAGCCACGCAACGTGCTGATTTTGTAATTGCCAGTATTTTTGTTAACCCACTGCAGTTCGGCCCCAGTGAAGACCTCGGCAAATACCCACGCACCCTGCTTGCCGATCAGGAAAAACTGGTCGACGCCGGCTGCCACCTGCTGTTCACCCCGGACGTCGGGGAAATGTACCCCCACGGCATCGACGACCAGACCCGCGTCAGCGTACCCGGTGTGTCCGAAGGACTGTGCGGAGCCAGCCGGCCGGGACACTTCGAAGGCGTCGCCACGGTTGTAAGCAAGCTGTTCAATATGGTGCAACCGGACTTGGCGATTTTTGGCCAGAAAGACTTTCAGCAATTAGCCGTGATCCGCACCTTGGTGCGCGACCTGAATATGCCAATCCAAATCATCGGTGAGCCGACCGTGCGCGCGGAGGATGGTCTGGCGCTGTCTTCGCGCAACGGTTACTTAAGTAGCGAACAACTGAACGTAGCGCCGCTGCTGTACCGCAGCCTGGAAGAAATGGCCGCAGCGATTAGAGCGGGCGAACGTGACTACGCCAAACTGGTCAGCGCCGCGCAAGCGCAGCACAGTGCAGCCGGTTTTCGTCCTGATTATCTGGAAATACGCGAGTCTAACAGCCTACGCCCAGCAACGGATGATGACCGGCAGCTGGTGATTTTACTGGCCGCATTTATTGGCAGTACACGGCTGATCGACAACCTGGCCTTCGAGTTGGATATTCCAACCTGA
- the panB gene encoding 3-methyl-2-oxobutanoate hydroxymethyltransferase — MPDVTLTTLQSLKQSGEKIAMLTCYDATFARTACQAGVDVLLVGDSLGMVLQGHDSTLPVTVADMAYHTASVKQGNQGALILADLPFMAYATSEQTLNNCAALMRAGAHMVKLEGAAWLAEPIRQLAERGVPVCAHLGLTPQAVNILGGYKVQGRQEAQARQMRADAMALEQAGAAMLLLECVPSELAAEISQAVKIPVIGIGAGSATDGQVLVLHDMLGLSLSGRTPKFVKNFMTGQSSIQHAISAYVKAVKDQSFPAAEHGFSA; from the coding sequence ATGCCTGATGTAACCCTGACCACCCTGCAAAGCCTCAAGCAGAGCGGCGAAAAAATTGCCATGCTGACCTGCTATGACGCTACCTTCGCGCGCACAGCCTGCCAGGCGGGTGTCGATGTGCTGTTGGTGGGCGACTCCCTTGGCATGGTCTTGCAAGGCCATGACAGCACGCTACCGGTAACGGTCGCGGACATGGCCTATCACACCGCCAGCGTCAAACAGGGCAACCAGGGCGCGCTGATTCTCGCCGACCTGCCGTTTATGGCCTACGCCACCAGTGAACAAACGCTGAATAACTGCGCCGCGCTGATGCGTGCCGGTGCGCATATGGTCAAGCTGGAAGGTGCCGCTTGGCTGGCTGAGCCGATTCGTCAACTGGCCGAGCGCGGCGTGCCGGTGTGCGCGCACCTGGGTTTGACCCCACAAGCGGTGAATATTCTTGGCGGCTATAAGGTACAGGGTCGCCAAGAAGCGCAAGCCCGGCAGATGCGGGCCGACGCCATGGCACTGGAGCAGGCTGGCGCTGCCATGCTGTTACTCGAATGCGTACCCAGCGAGCTGGCCGCCGAGATCAGCCAAGCGGTTAAAATCCCTGTGATTGGTATTGGTGCAGGCTCAGCCACCGACGGCCAAGTACTGGTGTTGCATGACATGCTTGGGCTGTCGTTAAGTGGCCGCACCCCGAAGTTTGTGAAGAACTTTATGACCGGCCAAAGCAGCATCCAGCATGCCATCAGCGCCTACGTCAAAGCGGTAAAAGACCAAAGCTTCCCAGCAGCCGAGCACGGATTTTCTGCATGA
- the folK gene encoding 2-amino-4-hydroxy-6-hydroxymethyldihydropteridine diphosphokinase: protein MRVRVYIGLGSNLSTPTEQLRNALAAIAALPQTALIAQSSLYISDPLGPADQPRYVNAVAALDTDLSPLALLDALQTIEQEQGRTRKAERWGPRTLDLDILLFGALQVDEPRLTVPHYHMHARAFVLYPLAEIAPHLRLPDGRALTELLSNCPFAGLERLNETSSI, encoded by the coding sequence ATGAGGGTGCGCGTCTATATCGGCTTGGGCAGCAACTTGTCCACGCCCACTGAGCAATTGCGTAATGCCCTTGCCGCCATCGCCGCGTTACCGCAAACCGCACTGATCGCCCAATCGTCCTTGTATATCAGCGACCCCTTGGGCCCGGCAGACCAGCCGCGTTATGTGAATGCGGTCGCCGCCCTGGATACTGACCTCAGCCCTCTTGCCTTGTTAGATGCGCTGCAAACCATCGAACAAGAGCAAGGTCGTACCCGCAAGGCCGAGCGCTGGGGGCCACGCACACTCGATCTGGATATCCTGCTGTTTGGTGCCTTGCAGGTTGATGAGCCGCGCCTAACCGTGCCGCATTACCATATGCATGCCCGCGCCTTTGTACTCTATCCGCTGGCAGAAATTGCTCCACACCTGCGTTTACCCGATGGCCGAGCGCTCACAGAACTGCTCAGCAACTGCCCATTTGCGGGGCTTGAGCGGCTGAATGAGACATCGTCAATTTGA
- a CDS encoding polynucleotide adenylyltransferase PcnB, producing the protein MLKKLFKSFRTPVRLGKHSPSTPEVLSSSQHPIERGEISRYATSIVERLQQAGYQAYLVGGCVRDLLLDIDPKDFDVATSATPEQVRAEFRNARVIGRRFKLVHVHFGREIIEVATFRANHPEGDEEENNNLSSRNESGRILRDNVYGSLEDDAQRRDFTINALYYDPSTERILDYANGVHDIRNHLIRLIGDPTQRYQEDPVRMLRAVRFAAKLDFDIEKHSAAPIYKLAPLLGGIPAARLFDEVLKLFLAGYAVYTYELLVDYGLFGQLFPASAEALKLNPDYTDQLIRNALDSTDLRIQQGKTVTPAFLLAALLWPALPARVIKLQDRGMPPIPAMQEAAHELISEQCQRIAVPKRFTMPIREIWDMQERLPRRSGKRADTLLENPRFRAGYDFLLLRESAGEQTGGLGDWWTRYQEISDSERRNMIRDLSSKDDGPGAPRKRKRNNSKRKRGPVGEDASASSGE; encoded by the coding sequence ATGCTGAAAAAGCTGTTCAAGTCTTTCCGTACCCCCGTCCGCCTTGGCAAACACTCGCCCAGCACACCTGAAGTGCTGAGCAGCAGCCAACACCCCATCGAGCGCGGTGAAATCAGCCGCTACGCCACCAGCATAGTGGAGCGCCTGCAACAAGCTGGCTACCAGGCTTATCTGGTCGGCGGGTGTGTGCGCGATCTGCTTCTGGATATAGACCCCAAAGATTTCGACGTGGCCACCAGCGCTACACCGGAGCAGGTGCGAGCCGAATTTCGAAACGCTCGGGTCATTGGTCGACGCTTCAAACTCGTTCATGTGCATTTTGGCCGTGAAATTATCGAAGTCGCCACCTTCCGCGCCAATCACCCTGAGGGTGATGAGGAAGAAAACAACAACCTGTCGTCACGCAACGAAAGCGGCCGAATCTTGCGCGATAACGTTTATGGCAGCTTGGAAGACGACGCCCAGCGCCGTGACTTCACCATAAATGCGCTGTATTACGACCCCAGCACTGAGCGCATTCTCGATTACGCCAACGGCGTGCATGACATCCGTAATCACCTGATCCGCTTGATTGGCGATCCCACCCAGCGCTACCAGGAAGACCCGGTGCGCATGCTGCGTGCGGTGCGCTTTGCTGCCAAGCTGGATTTCGACATCGAAAAACACAGCGCCGCGCCAATTTATAAACTGGCGCCACTGCTCGGCGGTATCCCCGCTGCGCGCTTGTTCGATGAAGTGCTTAAACTGTTTCTCGCCGGTTATGCGGTGTACACCTACGAGCTGCTGGTTGATTACGGCCTGTTCGGCCAGCTGTTTCCGGCCAGCGCTGAAGCGCTGAAGCTCAACCCGGACTACACCGATCAGCTGATCCGTAATGCCTTAGACAGCACCGACCTGCGCATTCAACAAGGCAAGACGGTGACGCCGGCCTTCCTCCTCGCCGCGCTGTTGTGGCCAGCCCTGCCTGCTCGGGTGATCAAACTGCAGGATCGCGGCATGCCGCCGATCCCGGCCATGCAGGAAGCTGCGCACGAGCTCATCAGCGAACAGTGCCAGCGCATCGCTGTGCCCAAGCGTTTCACCATGCCGATCCGTGAAATCTGGGATATGCAGGAACGCCTACCGCGGCGCAGTGGCAAACGCGCCGACACCCTGCTGGAAAATCCGCGTTTCCGTGCTGGATACGACTTCCTCTTATTGCGTGAAAGTGCTGGTGAGCAGACCGGCGGCCTCGGCGACTGGTGGACGCGTTATCAGGAAATCAGCGACAGCGAGCGGCGTAACATGATCCGCGACCTCAGCAGCAAGGACGACGGCCCTGGCGCGCCGCGTAAGCGCAAACGCAACAACAGCAAGCGCAAGCGCGGCCCCGTCGGTGAAGACGCGAGCGCTTCGTCAGGGGAATGA
- a CDS encoding sigma-54 dependent transcriptional regulator, with protein MPHILIVEDETIIRSALRRLLERNQYQVSEAGSVQEAQERFSIHSFDLIVSDLRLPGAPGTELIKLGQGTPVLIMTSYASLRSAVDSMKMGAVDYIAKPFDHDEMLQAVARILRDFHQSKSAATPAGANAKSGSDKVVDNSNGEIGIIGSCAAMEEMYSKIRKVAPTDSNVLIQGESGTGKELVARALHNLSRRAKAPLISVNCAAIPESLIESELFGHEKGAFTGASAGRAGLVEAADGGTLFLDEIGELPLEAQARLLRVLQEGEIRRVGSVQSQKVDVRLIAATHRDLKGLSKVGQFREDLYYRLHVIALKLPPLRERGADVLEIARAFLIRQSTRQGRLDLSFAADAEQAIHHYPWPGNVRELENAIERAVILCEGNSISAELLGIDIELDDLEDNFSGLPGHASGLGHETNEPTEDLSLEDYFQHFVLEHQDHMTETELARKLGISRKCLWERRQRLGIPRRKPSSVTAD; from the coding sequence ATGCCCCATATTCTGATCGTTGAAGACGAAACTATTATCCGCTCTGCCCTGCGCCGCCTGCTCGAGCGCAACCAATACCAAGTCAGCGAAGCCGGCTCAGTGCAAGAGGCGCAAGAGCGCTTCAGTATCCACAGCTTTGACCTGATCGTCAGTGACCTGCGCCTGCCCGGCGCACCTGGCACTGAGCTGATCAAGCTCGGCCAAGGCACTCCCGTATTGATCATGACCAGTTACGCCAGCCTGCGCTCGGCCGTCGACTCGATGAAGATGGGCGCGGTCGATTACATCGCCAAACCCTTCGACCACGACGAAATGCTCCAAGCCGTGGCGCGTATCCTGCGTGACTTCCACCAAAGCAAAAGCGCAGCCACGCCTGCAGGCGCTAACGCCAAATCCGGCAGCGACAAGGTGGTGGATAACAGCAATGGCGAGATCGGCATTATTGGCTCCTGCGCCGCCATGGAAGAGATGTACAGCAAAATCCGCAAGGTTGCGCCGACCGATTCCAATGTGTTGATTCAGGGCGAGTCAGGCACCGGTAAAGAGTTGGTGGCCCGCGCCCTGCACAACCTTTCACGTCGCGCCAAAGCGCCGTTGATTTCAGTGAACTGCGCCGCCATCCCGGAATCCCTGATCGAATCTGAGTTGTTTGGCCACGAAAAAGGAGCCTTTACCGGCGCCAGTGCTGGCCGTGCTGGCCTGGTCGAGGCGGCAGACGGGGGCACCTTGTTCCTCGATGAAATCGGTGAACTCCCCCTAGAGGCACAAGCGCGCCTGCTGCGCGTGCTGCAGGAAGGCGAAATACGCAGAGTCGGCTCAGTACAATCGCAAAAAGTCGATGTGCGTTTAATCGCCGCGACCCACCGCGACCTGAAAGGCTTGTCGAAGGTCGGCCAATTCCGCGAAGACCTTTACTATCGCTTGCACGTGATCGCCCTAAAACTGCCGCCGCTGCGTGAACGCGGGGCTGATGTACTCGAGATTGCGCGGGCGTTTTTGATTCGCCAGAGCACCCGTCAGGGCCGACTCGACCTGAGCTTTGCCGCCGACGCCGAACAAGCCATCCACCATTACCCATGGCCCGGTAACGTGCGCGAACTGGAGAACGCCATTGAGCGTGCGGTCATTCTCTGTGAAGGCAATAGTATTTCTGCTGAGTTGCTGGGCATCGACATCGAACTGGATGACCTTGAAGACAACTTCAGCGGGCTACCCGGCCATGCCAGCGGCCTAGGCCATGAAACCAACGAGCCAACCGAAGACCTGTCACTGGAAGATTACTTCCAGCATTTTGTACTCGAGCATCAGGACCACATGACCGAGACTGAACTGGCACGCAAACTCGGTATCAGCCGCAAATGCCTCTGGGAACGCCGCCAGCGCCTAGGCATCCCGCGCCGCAAACCCTCAAGCGTTACCGCAGACTAG